A genomic window from Flavobacterium sp. I3-2 includes:
- a CDS encoding sensor histidine kinase has translation MFSKRRIFLRWFIIVSSFLILTLILWNTYLLFQTYKEEERDKMEIWSSAYQGINNANEETDVSFQGMVLSMNTTIPIIQTTASDSILQVTNVDEDVTKDKKAQYNLLGQLKTENEPIVIEHPSENQYLYYGNSSLVNKLKYYPLALIAILVLFGGVILSYFKASRVSAQNKLWAGMAKETAHQIGTPLSSLLGWVEIMRLDNVDEQTVTEVEKDVYRLQTIADRFSKIGSEPILTPLNIISETEKSYEYLKSRASKQITFYYQTNADEVIIPLNNVLHSWTIENLVKNAIDAIKGKGVIFINIKNTEKFIYINVIDSGKGIPKNMFRKIFEPGFSTKKRGWGLGLSLTKRIVEEYHNGVIRVVKSEIGKGTTIQIAYKKTSK, from the coding sequence ATGTTTTCAAAGAGAAGAATTTTTTTACGTTGGTTTATTATTGTTAGTTCGTTTCTTATTTTAACGTTGATTCTTTGGAATACCTATCTGTTGTTTCAAACATACAAAGAAGAAGAGCGAGATAAAATGGAAATTTGGTCGTCTGCTTATCAAGGAATTAATAATGCTAATGAGGAAACCGATGTTTCATTTCAAGGAATGGTTTTGAGTATGAATACGACAATCCCTATAATTCAAACAACTGCAAGTGATAGTATTCTTCAGGTAACAAACGTCGATGAGGATGTTACAAAGGATAAAAAGGCGCAATATAATTTATTGGGGCAATTAAAAACAGAAAACGAGCCAATTGTCATTGAACATCCAAGCGAAAATCAATACCTGTATTACGGAAATTCGTCTTTAGTTAATAAATTAAAATACTATCCTTTAGCGTTAATTGCGATTTTGGTTTTATTTGGAGGAGTTATTTTAAGTTATTTTAAAGCGAGTCGTGTTTCAGCGCAAAACAAACTTTGGGCTGGTATGGCAAAAGAAACCGCTCACCAGATTGGAACACCACTTTCTTCTTTGTTAGGTTGGGTTGAAATTATGCGTTTGGATAATGTCGATGAACAAACAGTTACCGAAGTTGAAAAAGATGTATATCGTTTACAAACTATTGCTGATCGTTTTTCTAAAATTGGATCAGAACCTATTTTAACGCCTTTAAATATAATTTCTGAAACCGAAAAATCTTATGAATATTTAAAATCGCGTGCTTCAAAACAAATTACATTTTATTATCAAACCAATGCAGACGAAGTAATCATTCCATTAAACAATGTGCTTCATAGCTGGACGATTGAAAATTTAGTAAAAAATGCCATTGATGCCATTAAAGGTAAAGGTGTGATTTTTATTAATATAAAAAACACCGAAAAATTTATTTATATCAATGTGATTGATTCTGGAAAAGGAATTCCTAAAAATATGTTTAGAAAGATTTTTGAACCTGGATTTTCTACTAAAAAGCGTGGTTGGGGATTGGGACTTTCGTTAACAAAACGAATTGTTGAAGAATATCATAACGGTGTAATTCGTGTAGTAAAATCTGAAATTGGAAAAGGAACAACTATTCAAATTGCCTACAAAAAAACCTCTAAGTAA
- a CDS encoding HIT family protein produces MASIFTKIISGEIPCYKVAEDENFIAFLDINPNAKGHTLCVPKQEIDKIFDMDEVLYSKLMAFSYKVAKALEKSIPAKRIGMSVIGLEVPHVHVHLIPLQEMQDIQFKNKVSLSNEEFAATAALIASHL; encoded by the coding sequence ATGGCATCAATCTTCACAAAAATAATTAGCGGTGAAATTCCTTGTTACAAAGTAGCAGAGGACGAAAATTTCATTGCCTTTTTAGACATTAATCCAAATGCAAAAGGTCATACCTTATGCGTTCCGAAACAAGAGATTGATAAGATTTTTGACATGGACGAAGTGCTTTATTCAAAGCTTATGGCTTTTTCTTATAAAGTTGCAAAAGCTTTAGAAAAAAGTATTCCTGCAAAACGCATTGGAATGTCAGTAATCGGATTAGAAGTACCTCACGTACACGTACATTTAATTCCGTTACAAGAAATGCAAGACATTCAATTTAAAAATAAAGTTTCATTATCTAATGAAGAATTTGCTGCAACAGCAGCATTAATCGCATCGCATTTATAA
- a CDS encoding alpha/beta hydrolase-fold protein: MKNFIIVICCLFFFDTQSQNSYSLLVQKARDKAWNAKEKIDDEDALKMFEDAFLMFADSIKGSDVYEASVVASKLNKRDKAFVYLNSLLKIKKEEDGYPTWDYVLGSYSKEDYQNLLVDLRWKNIQAEALLYKKQFMDSLIKQENEFYNRISVDFSKIKNPKKLYKVLKEFHQYEPKLNQNYSIRFKINDTLSSSFFVHLPKNYNPKKKYSMLFFLHGAVRGGQFTDFQLESWNLKNWNRFYTKYADLNEVILVFPQANKAFNWMLSDQGFFMVPQILKNIKKNINIDDDRVFISGHSNGATGAFSYLMKQPTLFSGFYGFNTYPKVFTGGTFIENIKNRSFINFSTDEDYYYPPNANDDFTKLMQSIKVDYKEYRFNGFPHWLPEFNESEEAYQIMFEDMNNRKRNSFPNTIHWQFDDETYGHIDWLSDIKMDTLNNNLSKTINFKIEKWLAYDANDSLIFQDVEKQAFDFPRKSAKINATYKNNVFRLETTNVKSLVINISPEMVQLNKKIKVYVNDKLHFNKRVIYNKIFMLNEFEEKRDREQLWINSIQIEL; the protein is encoded by the coding sequence CTTTGATACTCAATCGCAGAATAGTTATTCTTTATTGGTGCAAAAAGCTCGTGATAAAGCATGGAATGCAAAAGAAAAAATAGATGATGAAGATGCATTAAAAATGTTTGAAGATGCTTTTTTGATGTTTGCTGATAGTATTAAAGGATCTGATGTTTATGAAGCGTCGGTTGTTGCATCTAAATTAAACAAGCGAGATAAAGCTTTTGTTTACCTCAACTCTCTTCTTAAAATAAAAAAAGAAGAAGACGGATATCCAACTTGGGATTATGTTTTAGGAAGTTATTCTAAGGAAGATTATCAGAATTTACTTGTCGATTTAAGGTGGAAAAATATACAGGCTGAAGCTTTATTATACAAGAAACAATTTATGGATAGTTTGATTAAACAAGAAAATGAATTTTATAATAGGATTTCTGTTGATTTTTCTAAAATTAAAAACCCTAAAAAACTATATAAAGTTTTAAAAGAGTTTCATCAATATGAACCTAAGTTAAATCAAAATTACTCCATACGTTTTAAAATTAATGACACTTTATCTTCTTCATTTTTTGTGCATCTACCTAAAAACTATAATCCTAAGAAAAAGTATTCGATGTTATTTTTTCTTCATGGTGCTGTAAGAGGAGGTCAGTTTACCGATTTTCAGTTAGAAAGTTGGAATCTAAAAAATTGGAATAGATTTTATACAAAATATGCGGATTTAAATGAAGTTATCTTGGTTTTTCCACAAGCAAATAAAGCTTTTAATTGGATGCTTTCTGATCAAGGTTTTTTTATGGTACCTCAGATATTAAAAAATATTAAAAAAAACATTAATATTGATGATGATCGCGTTTTTATTTCTGGACATTCAAATGGAGCAACTGGTGCTTTTTCATATTTGATGAAACAACCAACTCTCTTTTCAGGTTTTTACGGATTTAATACCTATCCCAAAGTTTTTACAGGGGGGACTTTTATAGAGAATATTAAAAATCGTTCATTTATAAATTTTTCAACAGATGAGGATTATTATTATCCACCAAATGCAAATGATGATTTTACAAAATTGATGCAATCCATAAAAGTTGATTACAAAGAATATCGCTTTAATGGATTCCCACATTGGCTTCCTGAATTTAATGAATCGGAAGAAGCATATCAAATCATGTTTGAAGATATGAATAACCGAAAAAGAAATTCTTTTCCGAATACCATCCATTGGCAGTTCGATGACGAAACCTATGGTCATATCGACTGGCTTTCTGATATAAAAATGGATACATTAAATAACAATTTAAGTAAAACTATAAATTTTAAAATTGAAAAATGGTTAGCTTATGATGCAAATGATAGTTTGATTTTCCAAGACGTAGAAAAACAAGCCTTTGATTTTCCAAGAAAGTCTGCGAAAATTAATGCAACATATAAAAATAATGTTTTTCGTTTAGAAACCACAAATGTAAAATCGTTAGTAATAAATATTTCTCCCGAGATGGTACAGTTAAACAAAAAAATAAAAGTTTATGTAAATGATAAGTTACATTTTAATAAGAGAGTTATTTATAATAAAATATTCATGCTAAATGAATTTGAAGAAAAAAGAGATCGGGAGCAACTTTGGATAAATTCAATACAAATTGAATTATAA
- the greA gene encoding transcription elongation factor GreA, translating to MSKVSYYTAEGLKKLRDEIDHLKSIERPKASQAIADARDKGDLSENAEYDAAKEAQGLLEMKIAKMDEILANARLIDESQLDVSKVLVLSKVKIKNQANGMEMTYTLVAESEADLKSGKISVTSPIGKGLLGKSLGEIAEINVPNGVLKFEVLEISRD from the coding sequence ATGAGTAAGGTTTCTTATTACACAGCAGAAGGGCTTAAAAAGTTACGTGACGAAATCGATCATTTGAAAAGTATCGAACGTCCAAAAGCATCGCAAGCTATTGCAGATGCTAGAGATAAAGGTGACTTATCTGAGAATGCAGAATATGATGCAGCTAAAGAAGCTCAAGGTTTATTAGAAATGAAAATTGCTAAGATGGACGAAATTTTAGCTAACGCACGTTTAATCGACGAAAGCCAATTAGATGTTTCTAAAGTTTTAGTGTTATCAAAAGTAAAGATTAAAAATCAAGCAAACGGAATGGAAATGACCTATACATTGGTTGCTGAAAGTGAAGCTGATTTAAAATCTGGAAAAATATCTGTAACTTCTCCAATCGGAAAAGGTTTATTAGGAAAATCATTAGGTGAAATTGCAGAAATCAATGTGCCTAATGGTGTTTTGAAATTCGAAGTTTTAGAAATTTCTAGAGACTAA